Part of the Azospirillum formosense genome is shown below.
GGCGGCGTAGGCGTAGGCCTCCTCCACGTCCAATTCGACCTGGCGGTAAAAGGCCTCCTTGCCGATGGCGAGCGTCAGCGGCGACTTCGCGGCGATCTTGCCCGCGGCCTCCGCCACCACGGCGTCGAGCCGGTCGCCGGGCACCGAGCGGTTAACGAGACCGATGCGCGCCGCCTCGTCGGCGCCGATCAGGTCGCCGAGCAGCAGCATCTCCATGGCCGCCTTGCGCCCCACGGCGCGGCTCAGCGCCACCATGGGGGTCGAGCAGAACAGGCCGATGTTCACGCCCGGCGTGGCGAATCGCGCCGTGTCGGCGCAATAGGCGAGGTCGCAGGTGGCGACGAGCTGGCACCCCGCCGCCGTGGCGATGCCGTGGACCTTGGCGATCACCGGCTGGCGGAGGCGGCTGACCGTCAGCATCAGTTTGGAGCACTGGACGAACAGCGATTCATAGGCCGCGCGGTCCGGATTGGCGCGCATCTCCTTCAGGTCGTGCCCGGCGCAGAAGGCCGGCCCGGCCCCGGCCAGCACCACGGCGCGGACCGAGGAATCCTCGTGGATGGCGTCCAGCTGGGCTTGCAGCGCGCCCATCAGTCCGACGGACAGGGCGTTGCGCGCCTGCGGGCGGTTCAGCGTCAGGGTGGCGACTCCGTCACGGTCCTCGCGGAGAACCAGCGGCGCCTCGGCGCCGATCGAGGGTGGGGTGTCCTTCATCGCTGTCCAATCCTCCCGGATGTTTTGATCGTTGGCGGGAACAGTACCCCGACCGCCCCCGCCACGGAACCGGGCGTGTGGTGCGTTCATCTAACGGCGGCAAGGCGGACAACTCAACCTATTTGTTTATTTGGCTTGTAGATTTTTGATTCGGTCGCTCGATAAGATGGTGTGAAATATCCGCCGCCGAGATGCGCTTGGCGGGCCGGACGATGTCCGCCATGATTGCGCATCCATAAGAAAAGCCATGGGTGAGGGAATGAGCGCGCCGGTCGTGTCCGCCGAGGAACTGGAAGCCCTGATTCGCGAGGGTGTGCCGCTCGTCGGCAATTACGGGATCACCATCGAGCAGCTCGGCGCCGGGACCGTGCGCATGAAGCTGCCCTACAACGACAGCTTCGTCCGTCCCGGCGGCACGGTGACCGGGCCGGCGATGTTCGGACTGGCCGACGTGGCGCTCTATGCCGCCGTCCTCAGCCTGATCGGGCGGGTGGAACTGGCGGTGACCACCAGCATGACCATCAACTTCCTGCGCCGCCCGGCGCCGGTTGCCATCACCGCCGACTGCCGGATCCTGAAGATGGGCAAGCGGCTGGCCTACGGCGAGGTCCTGCTGTTCTCCGAGGGCGATCCGGAGCCCGTCGCCCACGCCACCGGCACCTATTCGATTCCGCCGCACGACCCGGTGACGCTAGCGGTATCCGGATACCACGATCCGGAGAGTGCCTGAAAACATCAATGATATCAACGGCTTTGCTTTCACGGTAAAATGATACCGCGATCCTAGATCGTTGATACAAAACGAATATTTTTCCGTTGACAGAGTCCCCGTGCGCTGCGTACAACACCGGCCGCTTCGGCGCCCCGGGGATTGAACGTCCAGTTTCGGTGGCCCGCCGATCCACGTTTAGTCAACGAGTGTGGCGATGAAGACCTTCAATCTGAAGCCGACCGACATCGAGAAGAAGTGGTACGTCGTCGATGCCGACGGCCTCGTTCTCGGCCGGCTTGCCAGCATCCTGGCGAACATCCTGCGCGGCAAGAACAAGCCGACCTTCACCCCGCACATGGATTGCGGCGACCATGTCGTCGTGATCAACGCGGAGAAGGTCAAGCTGACCGGCAACAAGCGCCAGGACGACATCTTCTACTGGCACACCGGTTATCCGGGCGGCATCAAGGGCCGTTCCAAGGGCCAGATCCTGGACGGCAAGTACCCGGAGCGCGTGATCGAGAAGGCCGTGGAGCGCATGGTTCCGCGCGGTCCGCTCGGCCGCAAGGTGATGACCCACCTGAAGGTCTACAAGGGCGCCGCCCACCCGCACGAGGCGCAGCAGCCGGTCGCTCTCGACGTTGCGGCCATGAACCCGAAGAATAAGCGGAGCGCGTAATCCAATGGCTCAGGTTACCACCACCCTTTCCGGCCTGAAGGACATCGCTGCCGCTCCGGCCGCCGCCTCCGCCGAAGTGGTCGCCCCGAAGCTGGACGCCCAGGGCCGCGCCTACGCCACCGGCAAGCGCAAGGACGCCGTCGCCCGCGTGTGGATCAAGCCGGGCTCCGGCAAGATCGTCATCAACGGCCGCGACCAGGAAGTCTACTTCGCCCGCCCCGTGCTGCGCATGATGATTGCCCAGCCGTTCGGCATCACCGACCGCGCCGACCAGTTCGACGTGATGGTCACGGTGGCCGGCGGTGGTCTGTCCGGCCAGGCCGGCGCGGTCCGTCACGGCATCTCCAAGGCGCTGACCTACTTCGAGCCGGCGCTCCGTCCGCCGCTGAAGGCCGCCGGCTTCCTGACCCGCGACGCCCGCGTCGTCGAGCGTAAGAAGTACGGCAAGGCCAAGGCCCGCCGCAGCTTCCAGTTCTCGAAGCGCTAAAGCCTACCGCGGACCCGCGTTACTGCTGTACAAGCGAGGGGCGTCCCGACGGGGCGCCTCTTTCTTGTTTCAGGTCTGTTTCACTCGTCTTCACCGTTCCGTGCCCATCCCCGTGCGTCAAAAGGAACAGCGTCCATGGCCAACAGCACTTCCCCCATCCGCGTCGGCATTCTCGGTGCGTCCGGTTACACCGGCGCCGAGCTGGTGCGCATGCTTCTCCGCCATCCCGGCGTGGAGATCTGCGCGCTGACGGCCGAGCGACAGGCGGGGAAGCCCATGGCGGAGGTGTTCCCGCATCTGGGCCAGTTCAACCTGCCCGGCCTCGTGAAGATCGAGGAGGTCGCCTGGGACAAGCTGGACGCCGTCTTCTGCGCCCTGCCGCACGGCACGACGCAGGAGGTCATCGCCGGCCTGCCGCGCCACATCAAGGTGGTGGACCTGTCCGCCGATTTCCGCCTGTCCGATCCCGCCGAAT
Proteins encoded:
- a CDS encoding enoyl-CoA hydratase → MKDTPPSIGAEAPLVLREDRDGVATLTLNRPQARNALSVGLMGALQAQLDAIHEDSSVRAVVLAGAGPAFCAGHDLKEMRANPDRAAYESLFVQCSKLMLTVSRLRQPVIAKVHGIATAAGCQLVATCDLAYCADTARFATPGVNIGLFCSTPMVALSRAVGRKAAMEMLLLGDLIGADEAARIGLVNRSVPGDRLDAVVAEAAGKIAAKSPLTLAIGKEAFYRQVELDVEEAYAYAARVMTENMLARDAEEGIDAFLQKRPAVWCGQ
- a CDS encoding PaaI family thioesterase; its protein translation is MSAPVVSAEELEALIREGVPLVGNYGITIEQLGAGTVRMKLPYNDSFVRPGGTVTGPAMFGLADVALYAAVLSLIGRVELAVTTSMTINFLRRPAPVAITADCRILKMGKRLAYGEVLLFSEGDPEPVAHATGTYSIPPHDPVTLAVSGYHDPESA
- the rplM gene encoding 50S ribosomal protein L13; the protein is MKTFNLKPTDIEKKWYVVDADGLVLGRLASILANILRGKNKPTFTPHMDCGDHVVVINAEKVKLTGNKRQDDIFYWHTGYPGGIKGRSKGQILDGKYPERVIEKAVERMVPRGPLGRKVMTHLKVYKGAAHPHEAQQPVALDVAAMNPKNKRSA
- the rpsI gene encoding 30S ribosomal protein S9, yielding MAQVTTTLSGLKDIAAAPAAASAEVVAPKLDAQGRAYATGKRKDAVARVWIKPGSGKIVINGRDQEVYFARPVLRMMIAQPFGITDRADQFDVMVTVAGGGLSGQAGAVRHGISKALTYFEPALRPPLKAAGFLTRDARVVERKKYGKAKARRSFQFSKR